A genomic region of Candidatus Rokuibacteriota bacterium contains the following coding sequences:
- a CDS encoding ArsA family ATPase — MKLILFGGKGGVGKTTCASAAAVQLADAGCRTLLVSADPAHSLSDSLEHEIGPEVQKMEGVENLSALEISAERLFLKFKEEHGEEIKRILETGTYLDEGDLDDLFSLSIPGLDEVMALMELVELMDRGEYDFHILDTAPTGHALRLLALPELLDEWIRVLARMRYKYRYVVSRLARREIHEPADDFLFTMKRTVRKIQGLLRDPGRCEFVVVTIPETMAIAETQRLVEELGRMKIPVRCLVVNRMVSSERGACPFCHERWQEQRGLLQKCERAFPQLTIFKLLEHPHQVKGLQRLRGVPLPVQWFSADPVVVTERGLE, encoded by the coding sequence GTGAAGCTGATCCTCTTCGGGGGCAAGGGAGGAGTCGGCAAGACCACCTGCGCCTCGGCCGCCGCAGTCCAGCTCGCCGACGCCGGATGCCGGACGCTCCTGGTGTCGGCCGATCCCGCCCACTCGCTTTCCGACTCTCTCGAGCACGAGATTGGCCCTGAGGTCCAGAAGATGGAGGGGGTGGAGAACCTCTCTGCGCTGGAGATCTCGGCCGAGCGGCTCTTCCTGAAGTTCAAGGAGGAGCACGGGGAGGAGATCAAGCGGATCTTGGAAACCGGAACCTACCTGGACGAAGGGGACCTCGACGACCTCTTTTCCCTCTCTATCCCGGGGCTTGACGAGGTGATGGCCCTCATGGAGCTGGTGGAGCTGATGGATCGGGGGGAGTACGACTTCCACATCCTGGACACGGCCCCCACGGGCCACGCCCTGCGCCTCCTGGCTCTCCCCGAACTGCTGGATGAGTGGATCAGGGTCCTGGCCCGGATGCGCTACAAGTACCGCTATGTGGTTTCCCGCTTGGCGCGGCGGGAAATCCACGAGCCCGCGGACGACTTCCTCTTCACTATGAAGCGGACGGTAAGGAAGATCCAGGGGCTCCTCCGCGATCCAGGCCGGTGCGAGTTCGTGGTCGTCACCATCCCGGAGACGATGGCCATTGCCGAGACCCAGAGGCTGGTCGAGGAGCTGGGCCGCATGAAGATCCCCGTCCGGTGCCTGGTCGTGAACCGGATGGTTTCCTCGGAGCGCGGGGCGTGCCCCTTCTGCCACGAGCGGTGGCAGGAGCAGCGGGGCTTGCTCCAGAAGTGTGAGCGCGCCTTCCCCCAGCTCACAATCTTCAAACTGCTGGAGCACCCCCACCAGGTGAAGGGACTTCAGCGGCTCAGGGGGGTTCCCCTCCCTGTCCAGTGGTTCAGCGCGGATCCCGTGGTCGTGACGGAACGAGGCCTTGAGTGA